A single region of the Mercenaria mercenaria strain notata chromosome 6, MADL_Memer_1, whole genome shotgun sequence genome encodes:
- the LOC123549911 gene encoding b(0,+)-type amino acid transporter 1-like, protein MGLRDMRQRNPSIEIEYEIEPVVRLKRNVGIISAISFIVGTIIGSGIFISPKGVLTETGSIGLSLTVWVSSGIIMILGTLSYGELGTMIPKSGGEYHYLMEATFPVVAFLFSWKRTIVLQPSAVSTNCLTFASYMTTFFDYCGSPELHEKMIAILTIWQVFILIPIVFTACSLFLVIAPFIRDPRLEFLWASLFIAGGLLFYFPFVVFKLDNGCLDKVTMFLQLICQVAPSPYTAEDHPGKTNNEREKCETNETAEDEN, encoded by the exons ATGGGTTTGCGAG ACATGAGGCAAAGAAATCCAAGTATAGAAATCGAATATGAAATTGAACCAGTGGTCAGATTAAAAAGAAACGTAGGGATTATCAGCGCTATATCGTTCATTGTGGGCACTATCATAG GGTCCGGGATTTTCATATCTCCTAAAGGCGTCCTAACAGAGACTGGTTCGATTGGTTTGAGCCTGACAGTATGGGTTTCCAGCGGAATCATTATGATACTAG gtACCTTATCGTATGGAGAGCTAGGCACAATGATACCAAAGTCTGGTGGTGAGTATCACTATTTGATGGAGGCCACTTTCCCTGTTGTTGCGTTCCTATTCAGCTGGAAACGTACCATTGTCTTGCAG CCTTCGGCAGTTTCTACCAATTGTTTGACGTTTGCGTCCTATATGACAACATTCTTTGACTACTGTGGCTCCCCAGAACTGCATGAGAAGATGATTGCTATTCTGACAATAT GGCAG gtgTTTATCCTTATACCTATCGTATTTACAGCGTGTTCCCTGTTCCTTGTCATAGCACCATTCATTCGGGATCCTAGGCTTGAGTTTCTCTGGGCTTCCCTTTTCATAGCCGGAggattgttattttattttccatttgttGTCTTCAAACTTGATAATGGTTGCTTGG ataaagtGACCATGTTCCTTCAATTAATCTGTCAGGTTGCACCAAGTCCGTACACTGCGGAAGATCATCCTGGGAAAACAAATAACGAACgtgaaaaatgtgaaacaaatgaAACTGCTGAAGACGAGAATTAA